In the genome of Silurus meridionalis isolate SWU-2019-XX chromosome 17, ASM1480568v1, whole genome shotgun sequence, the window GAGTGTCAATTATTAAGTGTGCTCTCTGACTTTGTGTCTGGAGTTTGCACAGataaaaatgcagaaaacaaacaaaaaaaacattagagaataatgtgtgtgaaaatcctagGAGATCCCAGCTTGTTATGAACTACTAAAACCAACCCTTCCTTTACCAACAACCATATCACAATCAAAATCACAGAGATCAgtttttccccattctgacaTTTGCTGTGAACATAAAGTGAATCTGCACCAGTATAATTTTATGCAccgtgctgctgccacatgattggctgactgAATAACTGCATTAATAAGCGTTGAGtgcatatataattttttcttcaaatgtgCAAAGCACCTTCATGCCCTCCTCCCAACTGATCCACAGGTCTCCTCTGGTAAGGAAGCAAGCCACAGCATGACGAGCCAGATGATGGATCCAGCCCTCCTGTCTTAGCTGGGTCATGATTGCATCAATCCATGGGAAACCAGTTTTAGCCTCAGCCCATTTGGCCAGTGCCTCTGGGTTCTTATCCCAGGGAATGCGCACACAAATGGGGTTGCCCTCCATCTTGTCAAATCGTGGGTTGGTAGTAGCAGCGGTGTAAAAAAATTCTCGCCATAGCAGCTGGCCATAAAGGGAGAGGGGAGGGGTACTAGTCTTCTTTACCTTGAGGGAAAAATAAGTGATTGATGTAGTTGAATCAAAAACATAACTATATTCCATGTTTCCATTAATAGGCAAGCTCGAAATAAACTTTATAACTCCCTCAAACAGCaaataagaaaaatacatacttaatgtttaatataaaatattctcaTCCTGTAAGTTTCTACacttaaaagaagaaagaaggcAACCTTTCTGTAAAGATCTGTGAGTTTGAAATAAAAGAGGCGACAGGAGAGGCAGCCGAAGCGAAGGTAAGGGCTCAGGCCTGTAGGGCTGGCCAACAGGGAGTTGGCATTCATCCTTGGTCTCTCAAAGTTGGCTACCCAagcctgaaaagaaaaaaacaaaacaataaaaagcttatataataaacataatagtgTACTTTGCATGTAGGACAATTCCTGTTCAGTTTCTACTGCTTAAGTCAAGACTTTCCTTTATAACCAAACTATTGTACCTTTCTTTCTAGGTGTCTCTCAATCCTTGTTAGTGCTTCTGTCTCCCCACCTGGCCACACAGCAGAGGGTAGTCCTTCTGTGTCGAACCCTATAGAAAAAGAGATGATTAGCAtggaataattattaaatatttagcacCTATTTGCAAATACAGTTGTGTAGCCTATACGTACTACAAAAAGACAGTATAAGAATTCTTAACACTACATAGACATTCACTGGACTATATCACTGGTGGTTTTATCAGATTAATCACATATCAAAGCAAATTACACATGCAAACATGATTTACAGGGTTCTTCTGGTAGCCTCACTTCTTTAATTCCTAAAGTGTCTATAAATACAGTCACTAAATTAGCTAGGGAAAGCAAGCACCTTTACCTTCTATGGTAAGGCTCATTGCTTACTGTTCTGTGTCAGTGCAGTTTCTGCTACTTTCAGCTCATCCTGCAAGTCTTTTCAAGAGAATGCTTAAATACCTTCTTTATCATCTGAGATCACAATGTAAAATCTTGTGTAACACACCTTACAAAAAACTGTGATCCCACTAAACCTTCtacatataaaattaaaacagcagCACTGACAAAGATATTTGAGATTATGCAAGGTCATGCAGCATTCatcaaatctttatttatttttaatgtaaggTACATCTACCATCCGGCGCTGAATGTGGTCCATCTGGTCTTTAACTGGTCCTGGTCCTTTTTATTGGTTcttgtatgttgccatgttaACATTCAGTATATCAGCCAACAGTGCAACACCAGTGAAAGCAACTCTCTTCATCTTATGCACTTCAATTCATCTGTCAGGGCTTTGCAATGGTGCTGCAGATATATTAATCCAGGGATTGGTGTCTACCCTCCAGTGGAAGCTCTACAGTTGGTTCTTTCAACCTGGTGATAGTTCAACAACTAAAGCAGAGATATCTGTGCCCTAAAGATGGTTGAGAAGATTCTGATTCCCGCTGCTGCTTTCACTGGTTATCAGAACATTCGGTCAGCAGAAAAGTGAgaagaaatttaaaataaatctcaCCCAGCTCTTCAAGAGAAGGCACGCCATATTTGTCCCCATGGTCTTCAGATATAGGTGTGACACAGCAGCCCATAAGAGAGCTAGACAGAGTCTCCATTGGCATCTCTGGTGGGTCCATACGGCTGATCAGAGTTTGGAAACGCTTGTAAGTGAGGGGTGGCTGGCTGCCATTTAACTCAATTATTCTGTTAGGAAAAACATAGAAAAAGTGAATAAGCAGTGGAAGCACCTAAGCGGTATATTGTTCAGTTTGTGCAATTCAACATAAAAGCTTATAAACCATCCACAGAGCCATCAAAATGATGTTTATATTCAGAATTTTAGTAATATGTTATTAGTTAGGGATAATTAggcattaatatattaatataatgactATATCAATGTATTACTTAATACTACTgattgttaataatatattaataacaaggataaaaaaaaagttcatactTGTCCAGATTGTACAGCGTGTGTGAGATCTTGACAATGACTTCCACCCCTGCCTCCATTGCAAGCTTCTTAATGGCAGCATCTCGCTCCTTCCCAAAAGGTTCTGAGTCATACTCAAAGGTCAACCTGGATATTTCCCACTCCTAAAGGTGCAAAAAGCAAAGACAAAAAGCTTATAAGAAAATTCAGATTTTCACCTGGCCTGCAAAAATTGCTCAAGAGTAGTTTCTTAAGAATATGAGGTGGCTGGTAAATATAACAAATTTTACCTTAAATAGTCGTGGGAAAACGTTGGCTGGTTGACCTCGGATAACAAAAAGGCGTGAATTGAGCTTCCGGAGACTGGAGTCAAGATCATCTAGGCACTGAAGGagaaatctataaataaataaaaaagaaacagagcttGGCCTGTTACAAATTCTTTACTGTTGTGAATAAATACTTGCAGTGATAAAACAATTTACAGAGCATTTCAGTAATTCAGTAAACAATtaggaaaaaaatttattagGATACCCTTCTACCATCTATCTTTCTTTGATTGCTTTATCCTATTTATTACAATAGTAAATGGCagctaataaaatgtaatttaataaaaaatgcatttgttaAACAACTTTGATCACTATCATAAATGTTCTCAACTACTAGCACATGCACTAAAAGTTTTTGTTCGTTGtggttctatttttttattttttatttttttagaattgtaatacagtggaacccggttatgtcgaagtcgtagggggtcgccaaaaagcatcgaggtaaccgatgatcgagataaacgaaaacaaaatggcggcagtatattaacgtgcttgaaatttctttatgtacatgatgtgcgttaataaatgagaatgtgcatgcacgtgtttttgaagggttttttacacaacagcgttgccgcaatttgtttgaagaaggcatgctataaaaatgtacatacgtttgttaacaacaaaaggcataagtgcacctactaacagcagagatttaccagtatacaatacaaaccaccgtccattctccatacaaacctttattatattctccaacattataaacacacagatcgcttaaaaaaaaaaaaaaacagcggctgcacagtgccgtctcacatttagtccacatgtggaaagaaaagaaaaaaaacagtaactaagtttctgaaaacttatgaccatcaggctgaagtaatccgcacaaacacacaaagcaaagtgtccgaaaaaacttacgtccgcgatgccgagggggagataagccgagcgagagagagagagagagagagagagagagagagagagagagtttgtgaatggaaaatagGAAATTAAAAATACTGCGACGCGGCAcggcgcgaagccggaaaaaaaaccccagaagatccaaaaccgaacccgaaaccaaaaacgagggacagaaaagtctcaaacgtgaacggccgaaggtggcgtggcaggtgctttctcggccgctttctctgaagctcccggcttcaactccttaccgagagagccgtgctccttaccggcgcgtcGCTCAccagagagccgtgctccttaccctgctcgcccgctcggtaaggagcacggctctcggtaagaagtgacgcgccggtaaggagttgaagccgagcGTCGCgctccgttcatcgcataacatttaacaaaaaaatgcatatgtgcacttactaacagcagagattcaccagtatacaatacaaacacctgtagtatctgtaaggtttgatttttccgccactttcgcgagttcttctgcggctgcacagtgccgatcgacataactgacgttaaaatttctaatttttccccccttgtgctcgagatattagggttcggcgacataaaaaaagtcgacataaccgataaaaaatgcttagaaaaagcgagaatttggcggttccacttcaaaaacgtcgacttaatagggttgtcgagataaccgagggcaagataaccgggttccactgtatctgAGTTCACTGTTCATCAACTATTTTAATGATTAGCTTATTACCAATCAATTTATACCAGGAACTGGCTCAGCCAGAATTTGATTTTGACACCTCTGATatgtacaaaatatatacatacgtTCAAAAAACCTCCATAAAATCATTTTGCGTGTACTCAGTCACACTACCAGTCCTTATTCAGCCCCAGTTACATGCTTAGTAGACATGAATTTATCTTGTAACTGCACTACCCTCTAGTGTTCAATGGATGCACTGCCTGTAAATGGCAAACGAAGTTGGGGAAAGATGCAGACATGCAGACTATTCAGGGCATTTCTAAACCTGACTGCACGTGCAACACTGTTCCTTTGCAGGATTTAAATTCTAAAGCTTTTCTATATACAGCCGCCATTCTTAGTAAGCTGTGGTCTTATCCTAGTGCTGCCAGAAGTTTCTATTCGCAGCTTTGCTCACGCACTGCCCATCTGGATCTGAAGAGGTTTAGAGGTATTTTTGGTTGAagcaaatgtttgtttacactTTGGACTGGGGAGCACATGTAAAGGATCAGAAGAGTATGGTCTGACATCACCAGTCAACTTGCTTCTATTTTGCATTCTTCTCTAATTTaccattttttattactttattgaaaataactttaataaacttgtaaatatttaacagaattttAGATTCTGAATATTTAGTATGTCCACTTTCTGCTTTAATAAAGAGTGCACTTAAACTGACATGGACTCCACAAGTGTGTAAAACCTTATGATTCATTGTAAATTTCATCGGTCATGTCATCTGAACACATGTTCCAACAGAATAAAGTAATCATGTGAAAAACCTAAACTTTATACAAAGCAGTTAACACAGTCAACTTTActtcttttgttttaattatttcaaaattatAAAACCTTTTGTTTATTTCCAAGTTTTAACTGTGAAACCAACACAAAAATCACAGTGATAAACCAATGGCAATAGggattattttttagaaaacaaataaattatttttggtTAAAAATACTATAAGACTATGTTGCAATTATTCTGGACTTCATTTTCAGGAAATAAACAGCATATGTACTCTAAATCATTAGTTTGGTGTTTAGCACATGCCCCTGGCCTGGTTAACCTCCCACCTGTGTCTGTGTTCTGGTTGAAATGTACAGACTGAGCCCAAAGTCAGACAGTCTGCTGGCAAAGCCGTGATTAGGGTCTAGACAGCAAAGCTCCCCATGCTCCACATAGAAAACTGTCCCCACCCTGGCACATTTCCATTATAAAACTCCCATATAGAGACTCAACTGCACCATTTTTCTGAGTTTCATTCATAAAAGCATGCCTTACTATTAGCAGAATCAGTGAATGTTAGGAAATACAATGAATCATCCAAATGCTTAAACTTAaatcaaaattaatatttgaatatttgaaatattgCTACGTTATTATATAAACTCATGCTATAGTTTGACCTACAGTGTGCATCCTCTGAATGGGTTGtttgaaacatttttcaatGGTTTACTAAGTCATACATGACTTATATAACTGTCCTGGCCTACATAAAAAATGCGCAAGCTTGCAGCCACTGGAGGGCATAAAATTAGCCTAGTGACCTGCTTTTAACTACAACAGAACTTCTTATAcagttgtgtttaaaataatagcAGTGCAACATCACTAACCAGATCAATCACTGTTTTTGGTAGAAATTATATTTCTACATGGCAAACATTTTACTAAATGGGTCATTCCAGACATTGTTCAGAAGTACAGCGcactttgattaaaaagttgattagAAAAGggaaaacataaagaaaatgaTAGGCTGCTCAgctacaattataaaaaaaatgctttcaaatGGTTTCAACCAAAACCAGAAAGTCGTGGAAAAAAGCGGAAAACTACCATTTAAATGGATGGAAGAACAGCCAAAATGGCAAAGACTCAGCCAATGATCAGCTCCAGGCTGATCAAAGGAAGTCTAAAGTTACCTGTGAGTACTGTAACAATTAGAAGACGTCTATGTGAAGCCCCCGCAATATCGCACTGTTGAAAAAAACGACACATGCTGAGGAAgttacaatttgccaaagaacacatTTGACTGATGAAAGCTAGATTGTTCTTTTTGGGTCAAGGGGATGCAAACGGGGATGGTTTGTCAGATGACCCCCAAATGCtgaattcaagccacagtacACTGTGAagacagtgaaacatggtggcaCAAGCATCATGATATAGGGATGCTTCTCATACTACAGTGTTGGGCCTATTTATGGCATTCCAGAGattgaaaaaaaagttatgatAAGGATTTTGAGCTTTACTCACTTTTTTAACACATAGCTATTATTATGAACACAACTGTACCTTCCAAAAGGAAAACAATTGATCATTTCTGGCGTTGATTTCTCTGGGtcatgtgactgtgtgtgacAAAAGTGGGAGTGACAGgaggttttaaagtaattgaaGATAATTAATGAGCACTAAAGTAAAAACCGGGAGAGAATAATTGTGACTATAATGTTTAAACATTAAAGGCATTTTTGTCTGATTGGTCTGTaggttttgttctgtttgtagGTCTGTATTGTTCAGGTGACATCGAGGCATCACATTCGAACACTTTGGACATGCAACAAAAATGAACACATAAAGGATGGCAAATTGTTTTTCACTGTTTTCAGGAGCGATGTCATATGAAACCTGTTGCGTATACACCTTAAATATAATAGAAGTAGgtcaaaatgtattcaataaaCCACTAAGACCTACAAGTgctaaaaacactgaaaaaataggTTATTACCTAGCCCATGAGACATGACATAAATTTCATGAATGAAACCTGCACATGAGACTTAAAATCAGTGAGCGTGTACATCATGCTTTACAGAAAAAGTTACGTGGCATTTTCTTAGtgtgagagacaaaaaaaatttaaaccctCAAGAGAtacaattaattacatttgtaaatcaaaagtaaaattttaCTTTCCAGTCAATTCTTAACAATAGACCCTTATACTTCCAACCTCAACACTTTTGTGACAATGACTTGCAACAAACgttgcaaaaatatatattaaaaaaaaaaaaaacagctgagaCTCACCTGCGTATTATAATGAAGACCTCAATTATTAGATTATCTGAGTGTTAATAAGTTCATAGAATGTTTGCTTTTATATTGCAGCACATTAGATTTATACAACACAATTCTTTGAAAACATTAACCAAGACTATGGATACCAAGTACATATGCAGCTTATGACATAGTGCTCTCACAGGTATATTACTTTTAATGTGATACTATCTGGTAAACTGCTGTTTAAAGCAGACTAAATCATTCCATTCAAGAAAATAAGCAAAGACTAATAACATGATCTGTGTCAGATTGTGTTGAGTTTGGGATGAATCACTGATTTAAAGATTTTCCACTTGCAGCATCTGCTAATCTCTTAGTTGGCCTACATTCTCATGAGAATCAGCAATCGTGCTAGCAAAGCAGTGATCTCCAGTCTGGTCAAATTGACATGTGGCTTTACATGTTTAAAATAACACCATATGGAAATGATTAGTTAGTGTGACAGAATCAGGTCTAAGGAAGGTATCTCATTCTACTTGGCTCTActatgcaaaaagaaaaaaaacagaaggcagTTATGTGAAAtcacagagaaagaaagcaatATACTAATATTATCTAAAGTATATAATGTTACAGTATCGGTATACTGCAGGAATATACAGTTTCTACTGTTAGTTGTACGCCACATAAAGAACACCTTTACAACATAGTAATGTAGgttcataaataaattataaactgATCTGTGATATGCAATGCCTCAGGTGCCAATAGTCtacttaatatgtatattaggCATTCCATAAATTGATTAAGAAAATGAAACCACTTACATATCCAGGTATACTGTGTACTAGGTGAGTGGTTCACtctcactcaagttaaagtaaaaacaaaaaaggcccTAATTTCCTTTATCACACTTTCATCATTTAAGATTAGTTGGAAAGTGATAAAATAGTCATaacacaattaaaaatgtatgaatgtatattcATAACACATTAGCATTTCTATACTAATTTGTTCATAAcaaattagcattagcattcaGAACAAATTACCAGCTAACATAACCCTATGTTGTACATAAAACCCAGAGACCCACTCACCTCCACCTGTTGACCCCAAGGTTGGAGGACCCAGCAAACCAGGGGTCCAGGAAGTAAACACAGCGGATGGTGCCTGCACCCCGCAATGCCTCCTGAAGTGCAGGGTTGTCGTGCAGACGCAGGCCCTTCCGAAACCAATGGATGGAATTTGGGGCCATATTGAGAGTGTTGGCTTTACAAGgtggaaaaacagaaacaaaaacagtCCTGTGAGCAAATCAATGAATTAAGCTAAACTCAATACTATTAGgctaaaatagtaaaaatatcaCCATGATCAcagatcattttaattattaataattattagattattatacATTAAGCATTTTGTACATAATATGTAAtgcatgtatttaataattctTATAACACATGATGAAAACTAAAATGTATGtaccttacacattatacaaaaaataatagatAATCCAGAATAGATCACACTGAAATTAGACATTGGACAAAACAAGtgtacattacattatttttcattacCACTTAAACAAGaggtttaaaagaaaattaggTGCATGTAGTAAAATGAAACCTTACCAAGTTTATCCAAGCCTGCCATTAAACCCAGAGTAGTTTTATGCTTTGCTAAAAAACTCTTTTCCTTAATGAATGGGGATTACTTCAACTTCTGGCACATATCCTGTCCATCTGTGCCAGAAATCTCAATCTGTGACATTCATTTGTCTTGGCTGCATCGAAGTCTGATTCAAAGTGCTGACACAGTATCAATGTTCATGCTGGCAGGGGGCTTATAACAGAGATTTCAAACACTTGTCGGaaactatttaataattatCACATATATAATATAGGTTATAGTATAGCTGATCATCTATTTAAACTCACCCAGGTTCTCATTAACCCTGATCTCGGAGTCCCCCCAGTCCTGTCCATTTTTTCCCTGCTAACATACCTTACCCATTTAAACAGTCACATATCAGCCATTCCTGATTTAAAGTGGTTTCTAGTTTCAGACTTAATGCCATGTGCATAAACAGTACTTTAAGCATGTATACACAATGATATTCTCGTGCTACAGTTGCTACACTGTAAAGTGGGTGTGTTGGAGCATAGAAATTATGAagatgtacaggacagagtGTACTTAAGGACCAAGTTTGGGAACATGTGCTCTAACACTGTTACACTACAACAAAGCCTGGCTTTTATAACTCTAAGCAACTTGTCTGAGAAAAGCATTAATGCAGTGGTTACTATAATTAGAAGCAAGAAGTCTTAACAGGTGCAGACATTTGCTcttatcagaatcaggtttattggccaagtgtgttgacacacacaaggaatttggttccagctgttagtctATCAATGAACCAATAAAAGGTATTTCCATATGGATACATTTGTTAAAAACGAACTACAAGAACATTGTTAGTCTCTGCATGTCAACATCTGTATTTCATCAATCTCCCTAATGTCTGCATGGAGGATCGAACAGTATAATAAACACCATTTTCCCTATTCTCGTTCCTTCAGATTGCTCTCCATGTGCCCTGAGTATGAGACATAATATAATGAGTTTGAGTATTAGACCTAATATAATAACTTGGAGCATTCAACAGATTCAGACATAATAATAGGAGTCTTAAACCCAAGTTTTACGTTCTTAGACTGTCATTGCACCTTACACAACATCTTATACAACATCTAAGTAAgacagattaaaaaagaaatacatggaAGTGCTTGTCTCCTGTTAATCGTTTCCTGTCTTTATGGATAGTATGCAGATATGGAAATGATGTGATGACTCAGGATCTCAATGCGCATAACATCTTATGGAGTGGAAATTAGGTCAACGCAAACTGGGTGAAACTGAACAGACTCttccaaaaaacacaaattcacacacctACTGAATAGTCAAAATgtaacaaaacgtcaccaggaACGCTATGACTGTTCAGTAATAATACGTTTAGACATTATTCGCCAGTCATTAGTGAAAAACtttgagacagagacagaagagaaattGGGTCACCGCCGCGCGAGTTATGTAACTCCGACAACGCGCTTTTCGTTCATGCATTTTTAGCACGTAGTATAATTAGGGGGACGACGTGCACAATACCTTTAAATGTTATGTCAatcctgaagaaaaaaacatcgtTTCCCACGATATTTTGGGAAGCTTAGCTCGAAACGTCGACGTTCGTGCCCCTTGCAGCTGCGCACTAACTGGGTCGTACACAGTGTTTTGCTGCGTCTTGTGTTCGGCAGCGGAGATTC includes:
- the cry3a gene encoding cryptochrome circadian regulator 3a isoform X2 encodes the protein MAPNSIHWFRKGLRLHDNPALQEALRGAGTIRCVYFLDPWFAGSSNLGVNRWRFLLQCLDDLDSSLRKLNSRLFVIRGQPANVFPRLFKEWEISRLTFEYDSEPFGKERDAAIKKLAMEAGVEVIVKISHTLYNLDKIIELNGSQPPLTYKRFQTLISRMDPPEMPMETLSSSLMGCCVTPISEDHGDKYGVPSLEELGFDTEGLPSAVWPGGETEALTRIERHLERKAWVANFERPRMNANSLLASPTGLSPYLRFGCLSCRLFYFKLTDLYRKVKKTSTPPLSLYGQLLWREFFYTAATTNPRFDKMEGNPICVRIPWDKNPEALAKWAEAKTGFPWIDAIMTQLRQEGWIHHLARHAVACFLTRGDLWISWEEGMKVFEELLLDADWSVNAGSWMWLSCSSFFQQFFHCYCPVGFGRRTDPNGDFIRRYLPILRGFPAKYIYDPWNAPDAVQTAAKCIIGVHYPKPMVNHAEASRLNIERMKQIYQQLSRYRGLGLLASVPSTHNGNGNGMAYSPGEQQSGTNTPGRAFHTAGRVTCKRERESERDTEGDDTLPTSYKLQRQIAITTVHGANGSQPDMKS
- the cry3a gene encoding cryptochrome circadian regulator 3a isoform X1 gives rise to the protein MAPNSIHWFRKGLRLHDNPALQEALRGAGTIRCVYFLDPWFAGSSNLGVNRWRFLLQCLDDLDSSLRKLNSRLFVIRGQPANVFPRLFKEWEISRLTFEYDSEPFGKERDAAIKKLAMEAGVEVIVKISHTLYNLDKIIELNGSQPPLTYKRFQTLISRMDPPEMPMETLSSSLMGCCVTPISEDHGDKYGVPSLEELGFDTEGLPSAVWPGGETEALTRIERHLERKAWVANFERPRMNANSLLASPTGLSPYLRFGCLSCRLFYFKLTDLYRKVKKTSTPPLSLYGQLLWREFFYTAATTNPRFDKMEGNPICVRIPWDKNPEALAKWAEAKTGFPWIDAIMTQLRQEGWIHHLARHAVACFLTRGDLWISWEEGMKVFEELLLDADWSVNAGSWMWLSCSSFFQQFFHCYCPVGFGRRTDPNGDFIRRYLPILRGFPAKYIYDPWNAPDAVQTAAKCIIGVHYPKPMVNHAEASRLNIERMKQIYQQLSRYRGLGLLASVPSTHNGNGNGMAYSPGEQQSGTNTPAPVMPGTSATNGNRSGSILLNFEGEEHQGPSRMQQQQKLGRAFHTAGRVTCKRERESERDTEGDDTLPTSYKLQRQIAITTVHGANGSQPDMKS